The following coding sequences are from one Gigantopelta aegis isolate Gae_Host chromosome 15, Gae_host_genome, whole genome shotgun sequence window:
- the LOC121390589 gene encoding retinal rod rhodopsin-sensitive cGMP 3',5'-cyclic phosphodiesterase subunit delta-like produces the protein MPSKAEDIMKGFKLNWMNLRDADSGKILWQSNDDLSSPDSEHEARVPKKILKCRAVSREVNFSSLEPMEKFRLEQKVMFKGKILEEWYFEFGFVIPGSTNTWQSVIEAAPENQMMPASVLNGNVLIETRFYDGDLLVSTSKVRIFYV, from the exons ATGCCGTCAAAGGCTGAAGATATTATGAAAGGTTTCAAATT AAATTGGATGAATTTAAGGGATGCGGACAGTGGAAAGATATTGTGGCAGTCCAATGATGATtt ATCATCACCAGATTCAGAACATGAAG CACGGGTACCTAAAAAAATTCTCAAATGCAGAGCAGTGTCAAGAGAGGTAAATTTTTCATCACTAGAACCCATGGAGAAATTTAGGCTGGAGCAAAAAGTGATGTTCAAAGGAAAAATTTTGGAAG AGTGGTATTTTGAGTTTGGGTTTGTAATTCCTGGTTCTACGAACACATGGCAGTCAGTTATAGAGGCAGCTCCCGAGAACCAGATGATGCCAGCTAGTGTTCTCAA tggCAATGTGTTAATAGAAACTCGATTTTACGATGGTGATCTCCTGGTCAGTACGTCGAAGGTGCGGATATTCTACGTATGA